The Caulifigura coniformis genome includes a region encoding these proteins:
- a CDS encoding M50 family metallopeptidase produces the protein MLTLACSWLGMQWVHEAGHVLGALATGGEVERVVLHPLSISRTDLRTNPRPLVVTWAGPAFGVLAPLILWGMARGFSLDSAYLFRFFAGFCCLANGAYIGLGSFDAVGDCGELLRNGAAMGELWLFGALSSASGLILWNGQGRHFGLGNNGQPVPFRHCAGLAAITVGLISAGNLFFGTG, from the coding sequence GTGTTGACCCTCGCGTGCTCATGGCTGGGTATGCAGTGGGTGCATGAAGCCGGACACGTTCTCGGGGCCCTGGCGACCGGAGGCGAGGTCGAACGTGTCGTTCTCCATCCGCTTTCGATCTCTCGGACAGACCTGCGCACGAATCCGCGCCCGCTCGTCGTGACCTGGGCCGGCCCGGCGTTCGGAGTTCTCGCGCCTCTGATCCTCTGGGGGATGGCTCGAGGGTTCTCTCTCGATTCGGCTTATCTCTTCAGGTTCTTTGCGGGCTTCTGTTGCCTCGCGAATGGCGCCTACATCGGCCTGGGATCGTTCGACGCCGTCGGCGATTGCGGCGAGTTGCTCAGGAACGGCGCCGCGATGGGGGAGCTTTGGCTGTTCGGTGCTCTCAGTTCCGCCAGCGGCCTGATCCTGTGGAATGGGCAGGGACGGCATTTTGGCCTGGGAAACAACGGCCAGCCCGTTCCATTCCGTCACTGCGCGGGACTGGCCGCGATCACCGTCGGCCTCATATCGGCTGGAAACCTGTTCTTCGGAACCGGGTAA
- a CDS encoding ABC transporter ATP-binding protein yields the protein MIELKNVSIAAGEFRVSDLSFQLQRGEHVVLMGRTGRGKTTILEAICGLRPVTSGQILLGNVDVTKWDPADRRIGYVPQDLALFPTLRVHEHFAFALTIQKKPREAIEARVNEIADLLGVRGLLPRFIQGLSGGESQRVALGRALAAEPPVLLLDEPLSALDDATRLEIRGLLKQVQQKTGVTILHVTHNRQDAEALADRVLVLEDGRVSEAGNGG from the coding sequence ATGATCGAGCTGAAGAACGTGTCCATCGCGGCCGGGGAATTCCGGGTGAGTGATCTGTCGTTCCAGCTTCAGCGGGGCGAGCATGTCGTCCTGATGGGGCGGACCGGCCGGGGAAAGACGACGATCCTCGAAGCGATCTGCGGACTGCGCCCGGTGACATCGGGGCAGATCCTTCTTGGCAATGTCGACGTGACGAAGTGGGACCCGGCCGATCGACGCATCGGCTACGTTCCGCAGGATCTCGCACTATTCCCGACACTGCGTGTGCACGAGCACTTCGCTTTTGCGCTGACGATCCAGAAGAAGCCGCGCGAGGCGATCGAGGCCAGGGTGAACGAGATTGCCGACCTGCTCGGCGTGCGGGGACTTCTGCCACGGTTCATCCAGGGATTGAGCGGCGGCGAGTCGCAGCGGGTGGCTCTGGGGCGGGCGTTGGCAGCGGAGCCTCCGGTGCTGCTGCTGGATGAGCCGCTGAGCGCGCTGGATGACGCGACGCGTCTGGAGATCCGGGGCCTGCTGAAACAGGTGCAGCAGAAGACGGGCGTCACGATTCTGCATGTGACGCACAACCGACAGGACGCGGAGGCACTGGCGGACCGGGTGCTGGTGCTGGAGGACGGGCGGGTGAGTGAAGCGGGCAATGGGGGCTGA
- a CDS encoding ABC transporter permease: MASLPPQSLPQFSRRRRDVAFFAVLGTIGGCYVLLMVLLLVANAAYTAPDHFIEVLNKPEIRYALKLTLVSCTIAAVFSLWIGTALGYLLSRFRFRGKWIVDTLVDVPIVLPPLVLGLSLLILFHLPIGGHRLEDLIQEGGRWVQDRLPSWAPDALRTAQIRITYGVPAVILAQFSVACAFAIRTMRVTFDQINPRAEQVARTLGCSRGQAFTRITLPQASRGMLSAFTVAWARSLGEFGPILVFAGATRMRTEVLSTTVFLELSVGNLEASVAVSLLMVAMAFLVLGVLRLVGGELGR; the protein is encoded by the coding sequence GTGGCTTCGCTCCCGCCCCAATCACTTCCGCAGTTCTCCCGCCGGCGGCGCGACGTCGCGTTCTTCGCCGTTCTGGGAACGATCGGCGGCTGTTACGTGCTGCTGATGGTGCTGCTGCTGGTCGCGAACGCGGCCTACACCGCGCCGGACCACTTCATCGAAGTCCTGAACAAGCCGGAGATCCGTTACGCGCTCAAGCTGACGCTGGTCTCCTGCACGATCGCGGCCGTCTTCTCGCTGTGGATCGGAACGGCCCTGGGTTACCTGCTGTCGCGCTTCCGGTTTCGCGGCAAGTGGATCGTGGACACGCTGGTGGACGTTCCGATCGTGCTGCCGCCGCTGGTTCTCGGGCTGAGCCTGTTGATCCTGTTCCACCTGCCGATCGGCGGGCACCGCCTGGAAGACCTGATCCAGGAGGGGGGCCGATGGGTGCAGGACCGGCTTCCCTCGTGGGCTCCCGATGCCCTGCGGACGGCCCAGATCCGGATCACATACGGCGTCCCGGCGGTCATCCTCGCGCAGTTCTCCGTCGCCTGCGCGTTTGCGATCCGCACGATGCGAGTGACGTTCGACCAGATCAATCCGCGGGCCGAGCAGGTGGCCCGGACGCTCGGCTGCTCGCGCGGGCAGGCGTTCACGCGAATCACGCTCCCGCAGGCATCGCGGGGAATGCTGTCGGCATTCACCGTCGCGTGGGCCCGTTCGCTCGGCGAGTTCGGGCCGATTCTCGTGTTCGCCGGCGCAACGCGGATGCGGACCGAAGTTCTTTCGACCACCGTCTTTCTGGAACTCAGCGTGGGAAACCTCGAGGCGTCGGTGGCGGTGTCGCTGCTCATGGTGGCGATGGCGTTTCTCGTGCTGGGAGTGCTCAGGCTCGTGGGTGGAGAGCTCGGCCGATGA
- a CDS encoding DUF6580 family putative transport protein — protein sequence MHAPKWKLFTALWIATLALWILPYAIERLGSLDVKSAFTGYPWNFSPFYAVSLFGGAYLANRFTAIVLPVAAYAVMNLALAWISGKPSWATEPEVWFNYACLAMFPVFGLGLQKSDAPLGPALGRSFAASIAFFLLSNLAVYFVAYPRTLLGLVDCYRMALPFFPATVGSAVFFTAVLFSTFAPKMATQPVLK from the coding sequence ATGCACGCGCCGAAGTGGAAGTTGTTCACCGCCCTCTGGATTGCCACCTTGGCTCTCTGGATTCTGCCCTATGCCATTGAGCGGCTGGGTAGTCTGGACGTGAAGAGCGCCTTCACGGGCTATCCTTGGAACTTCTCGCCGTTTTACGCGGTGAGCCTGTTTGGCGGGGCGTACCTCGCCAACCGCTTCACGGCCATCGTGCTGCCGGTGGCGGCCTATGCGGTGATGAACCTCGCCCTGGCGTGGATCTCCGGCAAGCCGAGCTGGGCGACTGAGCCGGAAGTGTGGTTCAACTACGCCTGCCTGGCGATGTTCCCGGTTTTCGGACTGGGCCTGCAGAAGTCGGACGCTCCGCTCGGACCGGCGCTGGGCCGTTCGTTCGCCGCCTCGATCGCGTTCTTCCTGCTGTCGAACCTCGCCGTCTACTTTGTCGCCTATCCGCGAACGCTGCTTGGCCTGGTCGATTGTTACCGCATGGCGTTGCCATTCTTCCCGGCGACGGTGGGAAGCGCGGTGTTCTTCACCGCGGTTCTGTTCAGCACGTTCGCGCCGAAGATGGCGACCCAGCCGGTGTTGAAGTAG
- a CDS encoding PPC domain-containing protein, producing MNHRFVASCLGAFSLAFGSAAFADPQAQHCLPHGVQRGTEAKFVIKGQQLDDALELMLYDKGMEVVSLTVPTDDKRKGKELDVVVKIAADCPLGSQRMRVRTATGQSDIVNLSVGALPIVEENEPNTEFTKSQQIELDRTIHGQIANEDVDYFSFDAKQGDRVNIEVVGLRLGVSSSGNFFDPYLAILDEKKFEIATSDDTPLGWNDPSISFVAPADGRFTIELRDVSYNGDGNAYYLMHVGKFPLPAAISPLGGKPGETVNVQFLGDPLGEFTKPFVVPQPGDEGLVYVEAAGDTGVAPSSFPFRSSPLENVLEQEPNETVKEAIAAPAPGAWNGKLDKPGDIDCYKFTAKKGQVFDINVYGRRLRTAIDAVLTIRKADGGGLASNDDNRNPDSYVRFTAPADGEYIAEIRDQLRNGGPGYTYRIEATAVTPRVSATTAEIRRYVLPNFAIPQGGAHGYQMTVARQDVGGAVRMIAENLPKGVTLDHPAEWASDGTMPFVLRAAADAPLSGAWSTLNVECGDPAKPETLARAALSQEPMLVRGRNAERMWTERQERMPVVVTNAAPFKVRLEGPKGPIVQGGGCSLKVVVERAPEYKEAINVLLLQNPPGCSSNTAAQIPKDQNETTITLNAATNAAVRMSPIAVRAFADINGRTIETCSEFIPLTVEAPFIKFEFEQAAVVQGKETPLLVKVEKRRDWDGEAEVKLVGLPAKAEAAPLKLTKDQAELVFTVKTAADTPAGTTKGVLCQVQVPLNGEQIAHSLGSGRLRVDTPPKEAPAVAAQPAAPAAAPPKPISRLEQLRLEQKARDEAAKSGGATKE from the coding sequence CGCCGATCCGCAGGCGCAGCACTGCCTGCCTCACGGGGTGCAGCGCGGCACGGAAGCCAAGTTCGTCATCAAGGGGCAGCAGCTCGATGACGCGCTGGAACTGATGCTTTACGACAAGGGGATGGAGGTCGTTTCGCTGACCGTTCCGACGGACGACAAGCGGAAAGGGAAGGAACTCGACGTCGTCGTGAAGATCGCGGCCGACTGTCCGCTTGGCTCGCAGCGGATGCGGGTTCGCACGGCGACGGGTCAAAGCGACATCGTCAACCTGTCCGTCGGCGCGCTGCCGATCGTTGAAGAGAACGAGCCGAACACCGAATTCACGAAGAGCCAGCAGATCGAGCTCGACCGCACGATTCACGGCCAGATCGCCAACGAGGATGTCGATTATTTCTCGTTCGACGCCAAGCAGGGGGACCGGGTGAACATCGAAGTGGTCGGCCTGCGGCTGGGAGTCAGCAGCAGCGGCAACTTCTTCGATCCCTACCTGGCGATCCTCGACGAGAAAAAATTCGAGATCGCCACGAGCGACGACACGCCTTTGGGGTGGAACGATCCTTCGATTTCGTTTGTCGCGCCGGCCGATGGCCGATTCACGATCGAGCTTCGCGACGTTTCCTACAACGGCGACGGGAACGCCTACTACCTGATGCATGTCGGGAAGTTCCCGCTGCCCGCGGCGATCTCTCCGCTCGGCGGGAAGCCGGGTGAAACGGTCAACGTGCAGTTCCTCGGCGATCCGCTCGGGGAGTTCACGAAGCCTTTCGTCGTTCCTCAACCGGGCGATGAAGGGCTGGTTTACGTCGAAGCGGCGGGCGACACGGGGGTGGCCCCTTCGTCGTTCCCGTTCCGCTCGAGCCCGCTCGAGAACGTCCTCGAGCAGGAACCGAACGAGACGGTGAAGGAAGCGATCGCGGCCCCCGCCCCGGGCGCGTGGAACGGCAAGCTCGACAAGCCGGGGGATATCGACTGCTACAAGTTCACGGCCAAGAAGGGGCAGGTTTTCGACATCAACGTTTACGGCCGCCGGCTGCGAACGGCGATCGACGCCGTCCTGACAATCCGCAAGGCGGACGGAGGCGGACTCGCCTCGAACGACGACAACCGGAATCCTGACAGCTATGTGCGGTTCACGGCGCCGGCGGACGGCGAATACATCGCCGAGATCCGCGACCAGCTGCGAAATGGCGGGCCTGGATACACCTACCGCATCGAAGCGACCGCGGTGACGCCGCGGGTGTCGGCGACGACCGCCGAGATCCGCCGCTACGTGCTTCCGAACTTCGCAATCCCGCAGGGGGGGGCGCATGGCTACCAGATGACGGTCGCCCGCCAGGACGTCGGCGGGGCTGTCCGGATGATCGCCGAGAATCTTCCGAAGGGGGTGACGCTGGATCATCCTGCGGAGTGGGCCAGCGACGGGACGATGCCGTTCGTGCTGCGGGCGGCGGCCGATGCGCCGCTTTCGGGCGCGTGGTCGACGTTGAATGTGGAATGCGGCGACCCGGCGAAGCCTGAAACGCTGGCGCGGGCGGCGCTGTCGCAGGAGCCGATGCTGGTACGCGGGCGGAACGCGGAACGGATGTGGACGGAGCGTCAGGAACGGATGCCGGTCGTCGTCACGAACGCCGCGCCGTTCAAGGTTCGCCTGGAGGGGCCCAAGGGGCCGATCGTCCAGGGAGGGGGCTGCTCGCTGAAGGTCGTCGTCGAACGGGCCCCGGAGTACAAGGAGGCGATCAACGTCCTCCTGCTGCAGAACCCGCCGGGATGCAGTTCGAACACGGCGGCCCAGATCCCCAAGGACCAGAACGAAACGACGATCACGCTGAACGCCGCGACGAACGCGGCGGTGCGGATGTCGCCGATCGCCGTCCGGGCATTCGCTGATATCAACGGCCGCACGATCGAAACGTGCTCGGAGTTCATTCCGCTGACCGTGGAAGCTCCGTTCATCAAATTCGAATTCGAGCAGGCGGCCGTCGTTCAGGGGAAGGAAACGCCGCTGCTGGTGAAAGTGGAGAAGCGTCGCGACTGGGATGGCGAGGCCGAGGTGAAACTCGTCGGGCTGCCGGCCAAGGCGGAGGCGGCTCCGCTGAAGCTGACGAAAGACCAGGCGGAACTGGTGTTCACCGTGAAGACGGCGGCGGACACTCCGGCCGGGACGACGAAAGGGGTTCTCTGCCAGGTGCAGGTTCCACTGAACGGCGAACAGATCGCGCATTCGCTGGGCAGCGGCCGGCTGCGGGTCGACACGCCGCCGAAAGAGGCGCCTGCTGTCGCGGCGCAGCCTGCGGCCCCGGCGGCGGCTCCTCCGAAGCCGATCTCACGGCTGGAGCAACTGCGTCTGGAACAAAAGGCGCGTGACGAGGCGGCCAAATCAGGCGGCGCGACGAAGGAATAG